From the Bdellovibrio reynosensis genome, one window contains:
- a CDS encoding aminopeptidase P family protein, whose amino-acid sequence MRKPTFDMSIFAERRKKVGQEITGGALVVSAHPEHIRNHDVHHPYRQDSNLFYLTGWEEPESILILRPGMNPESVMFVRRRDPERETWDGFRYGPEGCEREFKIDKAYPIDEFTKVAPQLLKEVDRVYYRLYKNKELDEQMAGILQTVKQMSGRTGYGLLSIHDADTLLGEQRLIKSEYELTQMREACEISAQGHLAAMRFTRPGVTERQVQGVLAHHFYMKGSAREGYHPIVASGNAATTLHYNFNDQVCKDGDLLLIDAGAEYNYYTGDITRTFPVSGKFTDEQARVYEAVLKVQKAILDYVKPGIVFKDLHDMGTSLLTDAMLDLGLLSGRKDDLIQALAQKKYYPHGIGHWLGMDVHDAGLYYKKNEPRPLEANMCFTVEPGLYIPADDSSAPAKYRGIGIRIEDNIRVTSSGCENMTSSVPKEIADLEKVVGKA is encoded by the coding sequence ATGAGAAAACCCACTTTTGATATGAGTATTTTTGCAGAACGTAGAAAAAAAGTCGGTCAAGAAATTACCGGCGGAGCTTTAGTGGTTTCTGCTCACCCCGAGCACATTCGTAATCACGATGTGCACCACCCTTATCGTCAGGATTCAAACCTGTTTTATCTAACAGGTTGGGAAGAACCAGAATCTATTTTGATTCTTCGTCCTGGCATGAATCCAGAATCAGTGATGTTCGTACGCCGTCGCGATCCTGAAAGAGAAACTTGGGATGGCTTCCGCTATGGACCAGAAGGTTGCGAGCGCGAATTTAAAATCGACAAAGCCTATCCAATTGATGAGTTCACGAAAGTGGCCCCGCAATTGTTAAAGGAAGTCGATCGCGTTTACTATCGCCTTTATAAAAATAAAGAGCTTGATGAACAAATGGCGGGCATCCTGCAAACTGTGAAACAGATGAGCGGCCGTACTGGTTATGGTTTGCTGTCTATTCATGACGCTGACACCTTACTGGGTGAACAACGTTTGATTAAATCAGAATACGAACTGACGCAAATGCGTGAGGCGTGTGAGATTTCTGCCCAAGGTCACTTGGCGGCAATGCGCTTTACTCGTCCTGGTGTTACTGAAAGACAAGTTCAAGGTGTGCTTGCCCATCATTTCTATATGAAGGGTTCAGCGCGTGAAGGTTATCACCCAATCGTTGCATCAGGAAATGCAGCAACGACTTTGCACTATAACTTTAACGATCAAGTCTGCAAAGACGGCGATCTTTTATTAATCGACGCTGGTGCTGAATACAATTACTACACAGGTGACATCACTCGCACTTTCCCAGTCAGCGGAAAGTTCACTGATGAACAAGCGCGTGTGTATGAAGCTGTACTAAAAGTACAAAAGGCGATCCTTGATTACGTAAAACCAGGAATCGTGTTTAAAGATTTACACGATATGGGCACTTCGCTTTTAACCGATGCGATGCTTGATCTTGGTTTGTTGTCAGGTCGTAAAGATGATTTGATTCAAGCCCTTGCACAGAAAAAATACTACCCACATGGCATCGGTCACTGGTTAGGTATGGATGTGCATGATGCTGGTTTGTACTATAAAAAGAACGAACCACGTCCACTTGAAGCCAACATGTGCTTTACTGTAGAACCAGGTTTGTACATTCCTGCAGATGATTCTTCAGCTCCAGCGAAATATCGCGGTATCGGTATTCGTATCGAAGATAACATCCGTGTTACTTCAAGCGGCTGTGAGAATATGACTTCATCAGTTCCTAAAGAGATTGCGGATCTAGAAAAAGTCGTTGGCAAAGCTTAA
- a CDS encoding TlyA family RNA methyltransferase, which translates to MSEKSRLDVHLVEKGLAQSRTHAQELIESEQVFLVQGTQKKVLKKSSFAVTADMFIEVTSGPANRFVSRGGLKLEGALEHLKLSVAGKKALDVGISTGGFTDCLLKNGAEFVLGVDVGHGQVHPSLLSDPKLKVIEGINARGLSQDSTVAAAVPKEKFDLIVMDVSFISISLIIPELIGFLKTEGCLLSLVKPQFEVGVDGLAKGGIVKDASLFKDVENKIKKICLEQNLKVLDYFSSPIQGKDGNNEFFIFAQK; encoded by the coding sequence ATGTCTGAAAAGTCGCGCTTAGATGTCCATCTTGTTGAAAAGGGACTGGCTCAATCGCGCACCCATGCTCAAGAACTTATTGAATCTGAGCAGGTGTTTCTTGTTCAAGGAACGCAAAAAAAAGTTTTAAAGAAATCTAGTTTTGCAGTCACGGCCGATATGTTTATTGAAGTGACTTCAGGTCCTGCCAATCGGTTCGTTTCCCGTGGGGGACTAAAACTCGAAGGTGCATTAGAGCATTTGAAACTGTCTGTTGCCGGAAAAAAAGCACTAGATGTGGGGATTTCGACTGGTGGATTTACGGACTGCCTTTTAAAAAATGGTGCTGAGTTCGTCCTGGGTGTGGATGTTGGTCACGGCCAAGTTCATCCAAGTCTGTTATCTGATCCCAAGTTAAAAGTAATCGAAGGCATTAATGCCAGAGGCCTTTCCCAAGATTCCACTGTCGCTGCTGCAGTTCCGAAAGAAAAATTCGATCTGATCGTGATGGATGTTTCATTTATTTCCATTTCTTTAATCATCCCGGAACTGATTGGCTTTCTTAAGACTGAAGGCTGTCTTTTAAGTCTTGTTAAGCCCCAATTTGAGGTCGGCGTTGACGGCCTTGCAAAGGGGGGTATAGTCAAAGATGCCTCACTGTTTAAGGACGTTGAAAATAAAATTAAAAAGATCTGTTTAGAACAAAACTTAAAAGTGCTGGATTATTTTTCTTCGCCGATTCAAGGAAAGGACGGAAATAATGAGTTCTTTATCTTCGCGCAAAAATAA
- a CDS encoding patatin-like phospholipase family protein, with protein MSSLSSRKNKSPVMRATCGALALLFMVGCQTIRTRKDVPKQPVPRPGQPSAPVGQAPIPDRDDEEEIAEVPPAPPPPPAPVIPTMPRIGIILGGGGAKTFAHIGFLHELTRAKVPVQAIGGVEFAAPMAALYANKGLANDVEWQMFKLKDEEILKKSLLGAASKNVDVTNLRDFLNVAFNRIKPEDFRVPFACPANSLKKNQVYLMNRGSVDQVMYQCMAYPPFFKPYEGVVAGVRDITALANYLRSKGANFIVFVNVLQPPSAGKAYVPDPSGTDNVLWAEIAGSYSKPLPGIDSVISLETSGYDIMDFEKRREIMAKGADSAARQLKTLTRKWGL; from the coding sequence ATGAGTTCTTTATCTTCGCGCAAAAATAAATCTCCTGTGATGCGAGCTACTTGCGGGGCGCTAGCTCTGTTATTCATGGTGGGTTGTCAAACGATCCGCACTAGAAAAGATGTACCTAAGCAACCTGTGCCTCGTCCGGGTCAACCGAGCGCGCCAGTGGGGCAAGCGCCAATTCCGGATCGTGATGATGAAGAGGAAATTGCGGAAGTTCCACCTGCACCGCCACCTCCACCAGCACCTGTGATTCCCACGATGCCTAGAATCGGAATTATCTTAGGCGGCGGGGGAGCAAAGACTTTTGCGCACATTGGTTTTTTGCACGAGCTGACTCGCGCGAAAGTTCCTGTGCAAGCAATTGGGGGCGTAGAGTTCGCAGCACCTATGGCAGCACTCTATGCCAATAAGGGACTTGCTAACGATGTAGAATGGCAGATGTTTAAGTTAAAGGATGAAGAGATTTTAAAAAAGTCACTGTTAGGTGCTGCTAGCAAAAATGTCGACGTCACCAACCTTCGCGATTTCTTAAACGTGGCATTCAACCGTATTAAACCTGAAGACTTCAGAGTTCCATTTGCTTGCCCGGCAAATAGCTTAAAGAAAAACCAGGTGTATCTGATGAATCGCGGCAGTGTGGATCAAGTCATGTATCAGTGCATGGCTTATCCGCCGTTCTTTAAACCTTATGAGGGTGTTGTTGCCGGGGTTCGCGATATCACGGCTTTAGCTAATTACCTAAGATCTAAAGGGGCGAACTTCATCGTTTTCGTTAACGTCCTGCAGCCACCTTCTGCGGGTAAAGCCTATGTCCCTGATCCTTCGGGGACCGATAACGTCTTATGGGCTGAGATCGCGGGATCATATAGTAAGCCTTTGCCAGGAATTGATTCTGTCATTTCCCTTGAGACATCAGGTTATGATATTATGGATTTTGAAAAACGTCGTGAGATCATGGCGAAGGGTGCTGATTCAGCCGCTCGCCAATTAAAAACTCTTACGCGCAAATGGGGCCTTTAG